A stretch of DNA from Chloroflexota bacterium:
CGACAACTGTGGCTACTATCCTCACCGGTGCGTCACTCTGTCCATCTCCATCCATATACTCCTCGGCTACGTACCGGCCATTGGGTATCCCACTGATCTCGGCTCGCATTCGCTGCTCAGAATAGTCTACGATTCGCCTGATACAGTGGCGAACAATCGCTGTTCCATAATTACGCAGGAGCTCCAAGAACCTTCGTTCTCCTATCTTATTAGCTACCACTTGGGCCCTCAGGTCTCCAAGCGTCTTATCCGGCTCCCTGACATTAGCCGCGATCATCTTTCTGAACCAATCACCCATTTCATCTTTGGCATATATTTTAAGAGGAGGGATCACTAAGCCCTCTTGGAAGAGCTCTGTGTTGTTTCCCCCCACGCTACCCGGGACGTTCCCCCCCACATCTATATGGTGGGCCACATTGCCGACGAAACCTACCAGTTCATCCCCATAGAAGACTGGCGAAAACATCATGATATCCGGTGTGTGTTGCGCCCCCCTATATGGATGATTACTAGCATAAATGTCTCCAGGCTCGAAGGCAGCGCTGTATTCGGCGATGATCTCCTTGAGCCCGAATTCCATAGAACCAAGGTGTATGGGGATAAACTCGGCTTGAGCGACCAGCTCCCCTTCGGGACCGAATACGGCACAAGAACAGTCCTTTTCCTCCCGAATAATGGTGGAATAAGCCGTCCGTTGCAGCCCTACCCCCATCTCTAATGCCGCCGAGATCAGGGCATTCAGCACTACCTCAACCGTGACGGGATCAACTCTGTCCACCCAGCCGTCTCCTTTCGAAATCCAGCACTAACATCAATAATTAAGTTTCGATAGGCATCCAAGTAGGCTCTATGCCTCGGATAGATTATAACCGTAGAATCCTTTTGCTCAATGATGGCTGGGCCCTCCACCACGTTTCCGGGCTTCAAGCAAGTCCTTTCATACACGGGGCATTCTATGAATCCCCCTTCCGGATCGAACGATGCCTGTCTTTTCCCCTTTAAGGCTAACCTCGTATCGCTATCCCCAAGTGCCTCTCTCTTAATCGGAGGCTTGGCCATCAGTCCTAGTGTACTCACCCTCAGGTTAACCATCTCGACCGGTTCCTCTTGAGCACAATGCCCATAGATTTGCTTATGTCTATCATGGAAGCGCTTCTCGATAAGGATCAGATCCTCAACTGAGAGCATGCTTGCTGGTACAGGCACATTCACTTCGTAGGCCTGCCCTACGTACCGAACATCGGCCGTAAGAACCAGGCGAATCTCCGTTTCAGCAAATCCCTCTTCCCCTAGAACTTTCATACCTTCCATCTTCAGTCTGGCGTAGTGAAAGTTTATTTTTTCTAGATCAACTTTATCCAGCCTTCGGAGATATGTTTGAACGAAGTCGTGTTTTATATCCGTGACAAGGAGCCCAAAGGCAGATAACGCCCCCGGCAGCTCTGGTATAATCACCCGAGGGATACCGAGGATCTCCGCCAGCTTACCCGCCTGCACTGGTCCAGCTCCACCGAAAGCCACAAGGGAGAACTGCCTTGGATCATAGCCCCTCTCCACCGATACAACCCGGATAGCATTGACCATATGGGCATTAGAGATGGCGACGATGCCGTGAGCCGCTTCAATGAGATCCATGTCTAGCTTACTGACTACATTACGAGAGATGGCCTCTGCTGCTGCTTTGGCATCCAGTTTTATCTCCCCACCCAGAAAGTAGTTGGGATCTATTCTTCCTAGCATTACATTAGCATCAGTAACCGTCGCCTGATCGCCACCCTTTCCATAACAGGCCGGGCCGGGGTCTGCCCCTGCACTTTGGGGTCCAACTTTTAGGAGCACGCCCATCTCCACCCTGGCCATGCTCCCCCCACCAGCCCCAATGGTGTGAACATCAATGACTGGAAACCTGAGGGGGAACTCGCCCACTTTACCCTCAGTTGTTACTTCGGGAACGCCACCCTTCACAAGGGAAACATCACAGCTAGTCCCACCCATATCAAGCGAAATTATATTGTGGTAGCCAGTAGTCTGAGCCAGGTAGCTAGCCCCAATCACCCCGGCGGCTGGCCCAGATAGGACCTCAAAGACGGCCTTCTCGCAAGCCACTTTGCTACTAGCCACTCCACCGTTGGATTGCATCACGTGAAGAACGGTATCCACACCCATCTCCCTGAGCTCAGCCTCTAATTTTCCTAAGTACCTATCCATCACGGGCATAAGATAAGCATTGAGTACCGTGACGCTCATCCGCTCATACTCCCGAAACTCGGGAAGCACTTCGGAAGAGAGCGAGATATAGGCTTGCGGATAGACTTGCCTGATCACCTCGGCCACCCTTGCCTCGTGATTTGGGTCCAGATAAGAATGTAAGAGGCAGACAGCGATGGACTCCGCTCCCCGCTGCCTCAGACGGTTCACCGTCTCTGAGATCTCCTCAGCGGTGGCTTCCCGCAACGTCTCCCCTTGGGCATTGATCCTCTGAGAGATACCTACCCTCATATCCCTAGTTACTAGGGGCTCTGGCTTATCATACAAGAGGTCGTACAAAGATGATCTGTTTTGACGACCTATCTCTAGGATATCCTTGAAGCCCTCGGTGGTGATTAAGCCAACCTTAGCCCCCTTCCGTTCCAGCACCGCATTGGTACCCACCGTTGTCCCATGGGCGAAATGACGGAGACGAGCAGGTTGAAGGTTCCCCTCAGCCACGGCCTTTTTAAGGACATTAATCACCCCTTGAGAGAGGTTTGCGGGAACAGAAGGCGTCTTATGGCAGTGAATTTCGCCAGTTTCTAGGTTCAAAGCCACCAGATCAACAAAGGTGCCCCCAATATCGATTCCCACATTGTATTGCACAGTCTTCCCCTCGCAGTGCGGTAGCTAGTCTCCCTTCGCTTCGCTGGTTGACCAGTGATACGAATAGGACACCCTTATGATTCTGGCTCAAGTCCAGTCAACTTTTCCGACGACCTCAGGAGCAGGTCCTTTACGACCTTAGAACTTGAGGCTGGTTCTATGACCATATCTCCCGTGGCCAACTCCGTGCAGGCCAATCTAGGTTTGCCGTTAACCCTCACTACACAGCCCCGACAGACGCCGATTCGACAGGAAGTGTAATAGGACAATCCGCCATCATAGTTTTCGCTGATATACTGGAGGACATTAAGCACACTTGTACCAGTAGTCACCTGCACCTGATAAGTTTCATAGTGCGGCTGCCCGTCACACTTTGGGTTATACCTGAAGACTGTTACCCGAATATTCTTCTGGGGCATACTCACTCCCTCGGGGGCTCGAGTCTAGTGATCACGACCGGTTCCAGACGATGCCGCATCTGACCATCTCTATTTTCGATGACAACGTTTTTCAGCCAAGAGTGATTGTCCATCCCTGGAAAATCCTTTCGGTAGTGTGCGCCACGACTCTCGGTTCTAGTAAGAGCGCTGTGCGAGATCGCTTCCAGCAAAGTTAGTAAGTTTTCTATTTGTAAACATTCGATCCACTCTCGGTTGTATTCCCTTTGCTTAGCCGCACAGTAGCTCCTTGGGATAGCCTCTCGCCATATGCCCTGGATATGAGCAAGTGTGCTCTCCAGGGAAAGCCCGTTCCTCAAGACACCGGCGGATTCCCAGGCCAGCTTTTGTAACTGCTTCTTGAGGTCATAGGATCTAACACCGCTATCACGCTGGATGGGGCTGAATATCCTATCCTGTAAAGCCCTGGCCTGCCTCGGATCAACCTCACGATGGTGTATTCCCTTAGCATAAGCGGCGGCGAATTGCCCCGCTCTAGCGCCCTGGACTACTATCTGGGTGAAGGCGTTGCCAGTAAGTCGGTTAGCGCCGTGCAGCCCACCCGCCACTTCTCCAGCAGCGTACAACCCCTCCAGAGTCGTCTCGCACCGCTCATTAATCCTGATCCCCCCCATAAAGAAGTGGCTAGCTGGACCAACCTCCATAGCATATCCTCTCTTTATCTCCTCGACGAGGCTACGCAAGGAAAAACCCTTAAAGGTCCAATCTGGCTTTAAATGAGCATCTTTACGCTCAATGGGGTAACGTTCAATAAGGTTATAAGGCAGATGAGCGAAGGAGAGATAGACCCCTCCTGAGGGGCTTCCCCGCCCCTCCACTACCTCATTCATGATGGCAATGGCCAGAATATCTCGTGTCGTCCGCTCCTCCCGTTGAGGGTCCCAGTCTCTCATAAATCTATAGCCATATTTGTTTAGTAGCCAGCCCTCCATGCCACCCACACCGGGGCCGATAAGGAAGGGGAAGGTCAGCCCTAGCCAAGCCGGAGGATCAACAAAGGTGCAGGGCAAGAATTGGACCATCTCCATGTCTACTAGCTCGGCCCCAGCACGCCAGGCCATGGCTTGACCGTCGCCCGTCAATTCCTCAGGAGCAGTCGTTACGGGATAAAGCCTCATTCCTCCTCCGGTGGCCAAGATCACGGCTCCCGCTGCGATAGAGATAAACTCCCCCCGACACAGGTCCAGTCCTACAGCACCAACCACTCGACCGTCTATAATAAGTAGGTCTGTTATCATTACGTCTTCAACGATTTTGACCTTAGTTCTCTCTAGTTGCCTCTTGAAGACCTTGATCATATCCGCCCCACTTATGTACACCCCTCGCGGATACCTGTGGCCCGGACCATGCATGAAGTTAGTAATTTTCACTCCCATGTCCACTAGCTCCCTGACCCGGATGGGAGCCTCCTGGACATGAGCCTCCACCAACCTCTGGTTATTTATGTACTTACCCTCCACCACCATATCCTCAAAGAAGCAATCAACGCTGTCGCGGGGATC
This window harbors:
- a CDS encoding hydantoinase/oxoprolinase family protein, with the translated sequence MQYNVGIDIGGTFVDLVALNLETGEIHCHKTPSVPANLSQGVINVLKKAVAEGNLQPARLRHFAHGTTVGTNAVLERKGAKVGLITTEGFKDILEIGRQNRSSLYDLLYDKPEPLVTRDMRVGISQRINAQGETLREATAEEISETVNRLRQRGAESIAVCLLHSYLDPNHEARVAEVIRQVYPQAYISLSSEVLPEFREYERMSVTVLNAYLMPVMDRYLGKLEAELREMGVDTVLHVMQSNGGVASSKVACEKAVFEVLSGPAAGVIGASYLAQTTGYHNIISLDMGGTSCDVSLVKGGVPEVTTEGKVGEFPLRFPVIDVHTIGAGGGSMARVEMGVLLKVGPQSAGADPGPACYGKGGDQATVTDANVMLGRIDPNYFLGGEIKLDAKAAAEAISRNVVSKLDMDLIEAAHGIVAISNAHMVNAIRVVSVERGYDPRQFSLVAFGGAGPVQAGKLAEILGIPRVIIPELPGALSAFGLLVTDIKHDFVQTYLRRLDKVDLEKINFHYARLKMEGMKVLGEEGFAETEIRLVLTADVRYVGQAYEVNVPVPASMLSVEDLILIEKRFHDRHKQIYGHCAQEEPVEMVNLRVSTLGLMAKPPIKREALGDSDTRLALKGKRQASFDPEGGFIECPVYERTCLKPGNVVEGPAIIEQKDSTVIIYPRHRAYLDAYRNLIIDVSAGFRKETAGWTELIPSRLR
- a CDS encoding FAD-binding protein, encoding MLRTDVLIIGSEGAGAGAAIEALRCGAEVVMVTKGRFGHSGATITGGADINVDSRSAKELLGLPGDPRDSVDCFFEDMVVEGKYINNQRLVEAHVQEAPIRVRELVDMGVKITNFMHGPGHRYPRGVYISGADMIKVFKRQLERTKVKIVEDVMITDLLIIDGRVVGAVGLDLCRGEFISIAAGAVILATGGGMRLYPVTTAPEELTGDGQAMAWRAGAELVDMEMVQFLPCTFVDPPAWLGLTFPFLIGPGVGGMEGWLLNKYGYRFMRDWDPQREERTTRDILAIAIMNEVVEGRGSPSGGVYLSFAHLPYNLIERYPIERKDAHLKPDWTFKGFSLRSLVEEIKRGYAMEVGPASHFFMGGIRINERCETTLEGLYAAGEVAGGLHGANRLTGNAFTQIVVQGARAGQFAAAYAKGIHHREVDPRQARALQDRIFSPIQRDSGVRSYDLKKQLQKLAWESAGVLRNGLSLESTLAHIQGIWREAIPRSYCAAKQREYNREWIECLQIENLLTLLEAISHSALTRTESRGAHYRKDFPGMDNHSWLKNVVIENRDGQMRHRLEPVVITRLEPPRE
- a CDS encoding 2Fe-2S iron-sulfur cluster-binding protein translates to MPQKNIRVTVFRYNPKCDGQPHYETYQVQVTTGTSVLNVLQYISENYDGGLSYYTSCRIGVCRGCVVRVNGKPRLACTELATGDMVIEPASSSKVVKDLLLRSSEKLTGLEPES